The Leptospira sp. WS60.C2 genome includes the window AGGAATGAATATTCATTCATTAATTTGTGAGTGAAAATACGGAATTAAGATGACAATTTTGGATAAAAAGCTGATTTCGAGGCGAACTGTTGTCAAAACATCCCTGTTTGGGGCTACGTTTTTGTACCTGAGCACGATTGGATGTCGCAAAAACAATGAGGACCAAACAAAAGAACGTGTGATTGGCTGTCGGTTTTTAGATCCGAGAGGTCAAAACCTCTTCTACTACCTATCAGAATCATTACTCTTCAGCTTTTTACCAAAGGAAGATGAGGAAAAAGAGAAGGTTCTTTCGGAAGTGGTTCTTGGAATTGATTCTTATCTCTCTGCACTTCCTCCTCATACCCAAGCCGAAATCACGGAAGCCATTGATTTTTTAAACTTAGGTGCTGTTAGGTGGTATTTATTTGGATCAAGTTCCAATTGGGAACTTACGGATCGTGATAGTGTTATCAAAACATTAAACAGTTGGAAGATGTCATCAATTGGACTCATTCGTACCATCTTCTTTTTGATTCAATCCATGGTAACGATTGGTTTTTTTGAAACCAGTTATTCTTGGAAACACGTTGGTTACCCTGGCCCCAAACACGCATTAGGACTAAAACATGGATAAACTCATAAATGCATCCTTTCTCAAAAAAGATTTAGATCTGGAAGTTGATTTCGTAATCGTCGGCTCTGGTGCTGGTGGTGGAACGAGCGCTGAAATTCTATCGAAAGCAGGTTACTCTGTAATCATAGTGGAAGAAGGAAACTATGAACGAAGTAAGGATTTTGATTTAAAAGAACTTTCTACCTTCAATCGATTGTACTACGAAGGTGCAACACGTCCTACAAAAGATAAAGGATTTACCGTTGTACAAGGAAGAACGGTTGGCGGATCCACTGTTGTCAATTGGACTACTTGCATTCGCACTCCGAAAGAAACATTAGAGTATTGGGAAATAGAACTTGGGATCAAAGGATATTCCGATGAAGAATTAGATTCTTGGTTTGAAGTTGCATCCAAACGTTTTTCTATACAACCTTGGGAAGCACATAACCAAAACAACAATCTATTGAGTGTTGGTGCCAAAAAACTGGGATGGAGATACAGTTCGATCCCACGAAACGTAAAAAACTGTAATATGTTAGGTTATTGTGGTTTGGGATGTCCAGTGGATGCCAAACAAAGCCAAATAGTTACGACTATTCCCTCTGCATTGAAGGAAAAAACATCCTTACTTTATAATACAAAAGCGGTTCAATATGTTTGGAAAGAGAATACTATCGATTATTTGTATTGTGTTCCTAGCATAGAAGGAAGCGAAACACAGCCTAAAATTCGAATATTTGCAAAACACTTTATCACAAGTGCCGGTGCTATCAATTCTCCTGCCTTATTGTTACGCTCAAAACTTCCTGATCCAAATTCACTCATTGGGAAACGAACTTTTGTGCAATTACACAATTACTCTGTTGCTGAAATGCCAACACCAGTGTATGGATTTTTTGGTGCTCCTCAATCAGTAGCTTCAGATGAATTCCTTTGGAAGGATGGAGTGAGTGGACGAGCTGGTTATAATATAGAAGCAGTGGGTGCTCAACCTATTGTTCTTATGAACTTGCGAAAGCTTGTTGGAGAAGAATTTGATCAATATGTAAAGAGTTATCCAAATTTACATGTGCTCGTTTCTCAAATCAGAGATGGTTTTAACGAGGATAGTTTAGGTGGAACTGTAAAACTGAATGAAGCTGGATATCCAATTCTCGATTATCCTTTGAATGATTTCATTGTTGATGGAATCAGAAGGTCTTATCTATCGATGGCAGAATGCCAGTTTGCCGCTGGTGCCAAAACTGTAGTTCCTGCAAATAATGCTGTATCTCCATTTTCGAATTGGGCAGAAGCCAAAAAGGGAATCGAAGAAATGGTGATTCAATCTCCGAACACTGTTGTCAATTCAACACATCCGTTAGGTGGAAATGCAATGGGTAATTCGCCAGAATCTTCCGTTGTGGATCCAAATGGAAAGTTTCATCATATGAAAAACTTATATGTCATTGATGGCTCCATTTTCCCAACTAGTTTAGGAGTAAATCCAAGTTATACGATCTATGCAATTGCTAGTAAATTAGCCACAAAACTAGCTAAGGAAAACAAATAGAATGTTAACAAGGACAGAAGAGATTCTATTTGCTGCTATGATTTTTTTTCTCATGGTAGCAATGGGAAGTACCCTTACTTTAGAAAATTTCAAAAAAGCAACTGAATCAAAAAAACCATTGTTAGTTGGTATCTTGTCGCAATTTGGTTTTATGCCACTTATTGCTTTTGGTTTGGCCAAAGGGTTGGATCTTTCTCCATTGTTTTCAATAGGTTTGATATTGGTTGGCTGCACTCCTGGTGGAACCACTTCTAATTTACTAACGTATTATGCAAAAGGCGATGTTGCACTCAGTATCAGCATGACAATCGCATCTACCATTCTTGCAATTGTGATGATGCCTTTTTTGTTTTGGTTATATTGTTCAAATCTTGTTACAAGCGAAATTCAAATTCCGTATAAAAGTATCATAGGATCAATTATCATTTTGATCTTACCAGTATTAATTGGAATCAAGATTAGATCCAAAAGCACGAGAGTGGCTCTTAAGATTGAAAAAATAGGAAGTTTTCTGGGAATACTAATGATCTTATTTTTGTTAGGTGTTATGATTCCAAAAAACATAACCATCTTAGAGGTTACAACCTGGAAGATGTATGTGGCTGCAATACTCATCACAGTTCTTGGTTATAGTTTTGGTTATATATTCAGTAAAGTACTCAAACTTTCAGAACGACAAGCAAGAACTGTTTCTTTGGAAACCGGAATTCAAAATGGGCCACTCACGATTGCGGTGATCCTACTCAGCTTTTCTAGCTCAAACGTAAATGAAATTTTACGGATGCCTCTTTTATATGCACTCTTTGTTCCGATTACGTCTGCCACTGCAACTTACTATTTTTATCTAAAATCAAAAAAAGAATTAAAAGGATCAGTTTAAATGAATTTCTATTTCACAGAAGAACAAAATCGATTGAGAGAAGCTGTTGCTGCGTATTCCAAAATCGCAGGCAGTGACCCAAAAAGAGACATCGAAGAAAGAGACAGCGAGTTTTCTTGGGATGTATTACATGCATTAGGTGAGCAAGGTTGGACAGGTGTGATTGTCCCGGAAGAGTATGGTGGGATGGGTAAAGGTGCGATTGAGTACACCATTATCATGGAAGAAACAGCCAAAGAGTTAATTTATGGACCACAGAACTTAATCCAAGCACAACAAGGACTTTTGGCTGTTGGAACAGAAGAGCAAAAAAGGAAATGGTTACCAGAACTTGCAAAAGGCAAAATTATGGCTGCGCAAGCAATCTCTGAACCAGATGCTGGTTCTTCGTTTCAGAATATCCAAACCACTGCCGTGAAAGATGGAAACGAATGGGTGTTAAACGGTCTTAAAGTTCATATCAATTTGGGTCAGGAAGCGCAATTGATGATGGTACTTGCAAAAACAGAAAAAGGTTTAACAGAATTTCTAGTCGATCGTGATTCAAAAGGGATTCGTTATGAAAAACAAGATCCAATCGGACTTCGTTCGGCTCCCATGTATGATGTTCATTTTGAAGACTGTCGTATTCCTGCCGATTGTGTATTGGGAAGAGAAGGTCGTGGAATCGAAACCTTTATGGCAATTTTTAAATTGAGTCGATTGGGTGTTGCCTCTCAGTTGATTGGAATTGCTCGCGGTTGTATGGAACATGCGGTATCCTTCACAAAATCAAGAAAAGTTGGTGAGAGTAGAGTCTCTGATTTTCAAGGAATTCAATGGATCATTGCAAAGCTTACTTCTGAATTAGAAGCTGCAAAATTAGCAAGAAACCAAGCGGCTTGGTTACACGACCAAAAAGTAAATCATAATTTGGAGACTTCCATAGCGAAATACTTAGCAGGGGTTGTTGCCGATGAAGCTGTTAACAAAGCATTTACACTGACGGGATCGCATGCATGTTATCGAAATCGTCCATATGATCGTTATGTTCGCGAAGTAAAATCATTGTTAGCAGGTGGCGGAAGTTCGGAAGTAATGCTAAACAACGTGGCACGGGAAATTTTGAGGCCCTCTTATCACTATTAATATGAAGTTTACTGGTACAACATTAATTACGGGTGCCAATGGCTTCATTGGTTTTGAGCTATTGAAAGAACTTGCAAAAGCTGAAAGTTTAAAGATCCGAGTGACTGACATCCGTGATGATAAAATTCAACTATTCAAAAAACCCAACATAGAATTTGTAAAGTCCGATATTCGAGATGAAAGAGAGTTGAGTTCCTTACTGAATGGAGTGGATCGGATTTTTCATATTGCGGGGATTTGTAACTTAAGCACGGATTTTAATACTTTGAAACCTATCAATGTGGATGCTGTTGATAAAATCGCAAGTATTGCAATGCAGAATAGTGTAAAAGCATACATTCACCTGAGCTCATCCAGTGTTTATGGAACTTACAAAGGAACTCCGTTTAAGGAAAGCGACGTTTGTAATCCCGAAGATTCCTATGGGAGAAGCAAGTTTGAAGGGGAGCAAATCGTTTCTGCAAAAATCAAAAAAGGATTAAATGCAGTGATACTTCGCCCATGCACTGTATATGGTCCTGGTTGCAATGATGGTGCTGGAAAAGTATTTTCACGTCCTGGGAAAATTCCAGGAATTCCAGGTGATGGAAAGAAAAAACTAGCAAATGTTCGAGTAGAGGATGTAGCAAGAGCTGCCATTTATCTTTCTGACAAAGAGAAATTTTTCGGACAAACATACAATGTTGCGGATGATAGTCATCCAACGTTAGCTGAAGCTTTAGATTTAGCATCGAAAACATTTGGATCCAAGATCAGCAAAATTCATATTCCATTGGGTTTACTTAGGGTAATTGCAAGATTGGAAGGTCCAATTGCGAAATTACAAGGAAAGATTCCTGATTTAGAATATGAAGCCATTAAATATTTGTATAACGACTATTATATGGATAATTCTAAGTTAAAGTCTACGGGATATCAGTTAAAATATCCAAATTTTGTTACATCAATGGAATCTATGAAATTGGTTTAAAGGAGATAAAAATGAGTAAAGTAGTCGTAATTAGTGGTATTGCACAAGGTATGGGACGTGAAGTGTCTTTGATGTTAGCTTCACAAGGGTATACGATCTGTGGCTTTGATATTGAAAAAAAACATCTGGATAGTCTGACAGATGAATTGAATAAGCGAAATACGAAACATCATCTTGAAGTGATTAGTATAACCGAGTCTGAAAAAATTCTCAAATTTAAAGATGCAGTGTTAAAAAAGTTTGGTTCAGTTGATACTGTTGTGTCAAACGTTGGTATTGGTTTTTTTGGTCCATTCGAAGAAGTTAATTTGGTAAAAGCCTTACAGTGTTTTGATATTAATGTCATCGGTTGTGCGCGACTTTTACAGGCATTTCTTCCTTCTATGCGAGAAAAAAGAAGTGGTAAAATTGTAGTGATGTCTTCTCTTGTGGGACAAGTTCCGTTTCCTTTTGAATCTATTTATTCTGCAACTAAGTTTGCGATTGAAGGAATGGTGTCTTCCTTTCGGTATGAAGTTTCTCCATTTGGAATCCAAGTAGCTATGATCCAACCTGCGCAAGTTTCTACAAACTTTGCTGCAAAAGCACAACAGTTGCCAGAAAAAAATTCCCCTTATTATGACCGATGTGTACGTTTTATCAATCGCGATAATGAATTGATTAAGAAGGCTACTAATCCACAACAAGCTGCTGAAAAAATTGTGAAAGTGATCACAGCAAAAAAACCAAAACTATTCAACCAAGTAGACTTTATGAGTACATTCTTTTTGGGATTAAATCGTTTTTTACCACAAAGATTGAAAGATAAGATTCTGCTGGATCATATGAATATCAACGTATAGGAAGAAGAATGAAGGTTCCAAGTTTAAAAAAACTGACTTTGTTTCACTTACTTCAAGAAGGAAGACGTCTGTATGGCGATCTTCCATCGCAAAGTTTTAAAGATAACAAGAAAGATTACCAAGATATTTCATACAATACATTTGTTGCAAATGCTGAATGCATTTCCAAGGCATTAATCCATTTAAATGCAGAACCAGGTGACCGTATTGGTATTTTAGCTGATGTAGGACACCAATGGTTGCAAGTTAGTATGGGAATTACTACGATTGGATGTGTTGACGTGCCAAGAGGAACGGACGCAACGTTAGATGATATCAGTTATATTTTATCACATGCACAGTGTAAGATTGTGTTTGTTGAAAATGAAAAAGCTCTAAAAAAATTCTTACCAGAATTAAATAAACTCAATCTTCAGACCATTATCTTATTTGGAGAATCAAAATCTGAATCAACAGAGCTGAATTGTCCTATCCTTAATTTTAATGATCTAAAAGTGTATGCGGCTGAAACTCAAACGGACATTTACACTAAAAGAGGAGAAACGATTTCAGAATCTGATTTAGCTACGATCATTTATACTTCTGGTACGACTGGAAAACCCAAAGGTGTTATGTTAACGCATGGAAGTATCTTGTTTGAGATACAGGCACTCGTTGCTGAATTTAGAAAGACAGGTGTGAAAGTAGGTGAAGGTGATGTCACACTTGGATTTTTACCACCTTGGCATAGTGGAGAACGTATTTTTGAAACCATTTGTTTTTATTCAGGAATTAAAATCGCATTTACAAGTGTCCCAGAACTTGGAAAAGATTTGGGCAAAGCAAAACCCACTATTTTGTTCACGGTGCCAAGAGTTTGGGAAAGTTTTTATGATAAAATCAAAGATACGATTCACAAAAGTCCATTCTTAAAGAAATATTTCCTTAAGTTACTAGTTTGGAACTCTGTTAACTTTTCCATTACTTATGACAAAGCCTTTGATCGTATTCCAAGATTCAATTCTCCTAAAACAATCATACAAATGTTCTCTCAAATTCTGAATTTGATTCGATTGTTTCTTTATATTCCTCTGTTACCAATCTCAAAATTAGTATTATCAAGAATACTATCTGTGTTAGGTGGAAGATTGAGATATGCTTTTGCGGGAGCAGGTGCGTTACAACTGGAAGTCGATCGCTTTATGTATGCGATTGGTATGCCAATCCTAGAAGTCTATGGTATGACGGAAAATTCCGGAGTTTCCACGATTCGTCATTATAATGATTTTTCCATCGCTAATGTGGGCAAACCCATCCAAGGTGTAACGATCAAGTTGATTGATGAACAAGGGAAAGAGGTTACAAAACCTGGTGTCAAAGGTGTTGCTCATCACCATGGTCGCCATAACATGAAAGGTTACTATCTAGAAGAAGAAAAAACCAAAGCTGTATTAACTGAGGATCGTTGGTTGAATTCTGGAGATTTACTTGTCTGGACGGCGCAAGGTTATTTGAAATTTGCAGGAAGAGCAAAAGACACAATTGTTCTCTCTGGTGGTGAAAACGTGGAACCAGAACCAATTGAAATTTGCCTAAAACAAAGTGAATACATCGATCAAGCAGTTGTCGTTGGACAGGATAAAAAAACACTTTCTGCTTTGATTTTACTCAACGTAGACAAAGTGGAATCCTATTTAAAAGAGCATTCGGTAAATGTTGATATAAAAAATTCGATTTATAACGATGTGGAAGCAATTCAAAAATTAATCAGAGAGGAAGTGAAACATTTTATCTCTGATAAAAATGGATTCAAATCCTTTGAGAGAATCTCAAATATATATATCCTTCAAAATTCTTTTGCTGTTCATGATGAACTCACACAAACACAAAAAGTAAAACGTAATCGAGTTCAAGAGAAGTATCATAATGA containing:
- a CDS encoding GMC family oxidoreductase, which codes for MDKLINASFLKKDLDLEVDFVIVGSGAGGGTSAEILSKAGYSVIIVEEGNYERSKDFDLKELSTFNRLYYEGATRPTKDKGFTVVQGRTVGGSTVVNWTTCIRTPKETLEYWEIELGIKGYSDEELDSWFEVASKRFSIQPWEAHNQNNNLLSVGAKKLGWRYSSIPRNVKNCNMLGYCGLGCPVDAKQSQIVTTIPSALKEKTSLLYNTKAVQYVWKENTIDYLYCVPSIEGSETQPKIRIFAKHFITSAGAINSPALLLRSKLPDPNSLIGKRTFVQLHNYSVAEMPTPVYGFFGAPQSVASDEFLWKDGVSGRAGYNIEAVGAQPIVLMNLRKLVGEEFDQYVKSYPNLHVLVSQIRDGFNEDSLGGTVKLNEAGYPILDYPLNDFIVDGIRRSYLSMAECQFAAGAKTVVPANNAVSPFSNWAEAKKGIEEMVIQSPNTVVNSTHPLGGNAMGNSPESSVVDPNGKFHHMKNLYVIDGSIFPTSLGVNPSYTIYAIASKLATKLAKENK
- a CDS encoding bile acid:sodium symporter; this encodes MLTRTEEILFAAMIFFLMVAMGSTLTLENFKKATESKKPLLVGILSQFGFMPLIAFGLAKGLDLSPLFSIGLILVGCTPGGTTSNLLTYYAKGDVALSISMTIASTILAIVMMPFLFWLYCSNLVTSEIQIPYKSIIGSIIILILPVLIGIKIRSKSTRVALKIEKIGSFLGILMILFLLGVMIPKNITILEVTTWKMYVAAILITVLGYSFGYIFSKVLKLSERQARTVSLETGIQNGPLTIAVILLSFSSSNVNEILRMPLLYALFVPITSATATYYFYLKSKKELKGSV
- a CDS encoding acyl-CoA dehydrogenase family protein gives rise to the protein MNFYFTEEQNRLREAVAAYSKIAGSDPKRDIEERDSEFSWDVLHALGEQGWTGVIVPEEYGGMGKGAIEYTIIMEETAKELIYGPQNLIQAQQGLLAVGTEEQKRKWLPELAKGKIMAAQAISEPDAGSSFQNIQTTAVKDGNEWVLNGLKVHINLGQEAQLMMVLAKTEKGLTEFLVDRDSKGIRYEKQDPIGLRSAPMYDVHFEDCRIPADCVLGREGRGIETFMAIFKLSRLGVASQLIGIARGCMEHAVSFTKSRKVGESRVSDFQGIQWIIAKLTSELEAAKLARNQAAWLHDQKVNHNLETSIAKYLAGVVADEAVNKAFTLTGSHACYRNRPYDRYVREVKSLLAGGGSSEVMLNNVAREILRPSYHY
- a CDS encoding NAD-dependent epimerase/dehydratase family protein is translated as MKFTGTTLITGANGFIGFELLKELAKAESLKIRVTDIRDDKIQLFKKPNIEFVKSDIRDERELSSLLNGVDRIFHIAGICNLSTDFNTLKPINVDAVDKIASIAMQNSVKAYIHLSSSSVYGTYKGTPFKESDVCNPEDSYGRSKFEGEQIVSAKIKKGLNAVILRPCTVYGPGCNDGAGKVFSRPGKIPGIPGDGKKKLANVRVEDVARAAIYLSDKEKFFGQTYNVADDSHPTLAEALDLASKTFGSKISKIHIPLGLLRVIARLEGPIAKLQGKIPDLEYEAIKYLYNDYYMDNSKLKSTGYQLKYPNFVTSMESMKLV
- a CDS encoding SDR family NAD(P)-dependent oxidoreductase codes for the protein MSKVVVISGIAQGMGREVSLMLASQGYTICGFDIEKKHLDSLTDELNKRNTKHHLEVISITESEKILKFKDAVLKKFGSVDTVVSNVGIGFFGPFEEVNLVKALQCFDINVIGCARLLQAFLPSMREKRSGKIVVMSSLVGQVPFPFESIYSATKFAIEGMVSSFRYEVSPFGIQVAMIQPAQVSTNFAAKAQQLPEKNSPYYDRCVRFINRDNELIKKATNPQQAAEKIVKVITAKKPKLFNQVDFMSTFFLGLNRFLPQRLKDKILLDHMNINV
- a CDS encoding long-chain fatty acid--CoA ligase encodes the protein MKVPSLKKLTLFHLLQEGRRLYGDLPSQSFKDNKKDYQDISYNTFVANAECISKALIHLNAEPGDRIGILADVGHQWLQVSMGITTIGCVDVPRGTDATLDDISYILSHAQCKIVFVENEKALKKFLPELNKLNLQTIILFGESKSESTELNCPILNFNDLKVYAAETQTDIYTKRGETISESDLATIIYTSGTTGKPKGVMLTHGSILFEIQALVAEFRKTGVKVGEGDVTLGFLPPWHSGERIFETICFYSGIKIAFTSVPELGKDLGKAKPTILFTVPRVWESFYDKIKDTIHKSPFLKKYFLKLLVWNSVNFSITYDKAFDRIPRFNSPKTIIQMFSQILNLIRLFLYIPLLPISKLVLSRILSVLGGRLRYAFAGAGALQLEVDRFMYAIGMPILEVYGMTENSGVSTIRHYNDFSIANVGKPIQGVTIKLIDEQGKEVTKPGVKGVAHHHGRHNMKGYYLEEEKTKAVLTEDRWLNSGDLLVWTAQGYLKFAGRAKDTIVLSGGENVEPEPIEICLKQSEYIDQAVVVGQDKKTLSALILLNVDKVESYLKEHSVNVDIKNSIYNDVEAIQKLIREEVKHFISDKNGFKSFERISNIYILQNSFAVHDELTQTQKVKRNRVQEKYHNEIESMYRK